One Chitinophaga parva DNA segment encodes these proteins:
- a CDS encoding DUF4402 domain-containing protein, whose product MIPVFAGYVTGHAQEPPPQPIAVYVNPAQGLIFGAFFQGSSGGTVIIYPDGSRSVTGSVVQANLGYPFSPAIFEIEANRGTLISILNGPDVTLTGSNGGSISLHVGAASTGSSFITTATPPARNLVRIGGTLTVGSPPANPSGAYSGVFTVTFIQE is encoded by the coding sequence ATGATACCGGTGTTTGCAGGGTATGTGACCGGGCATGCACAGGAACCGCCGCCACAGCCCATTGCGGTGTATGTAAACCCGGCGCAGGGCCTTATTTTCGGCGCGTTCTTCCAGGGATCGTCCGGGGGAACCGTGATCATATATCCCGATGGCTCGCGCTCCGTAACCGGTAGCGTGGTGCAGGCAAACCTGGGCTACCCTTTTTCCCCGGCCATTTTTGAAATAGAGGCCAACAGGGGCACCCTGATCTCTATTTTGAACGGGCCGGACGTAACCCTTACCGGCAGCAATGGCGGCTCCATCAGCCTGCATGTGGGTGCCGCCAGCACCGGCAGTTCATTTATCACAACCGCTACGCCACCCGCCAGGAACCTGGTGAGGATCGGGGGCACCCTCACGGTAGGCAGTCCGCCAGCCAATCCATCCGGTGCTTACAGCGGCGTATTTACCGTCACGTTTATACAGGAATAA